Genomic DNA from Sphingobium sp. WTD-1:
TCATGCTCGGCCAGATGGGCGGTGCCCGCCTCGGTAATGGCGAACAGCTTGCGGCTGCCTTCGCCGGGCTGCTCGGCGATCAGGTCCATGTCGGCCAGCAGCGTCAGGGTCGGATAGACGACGCCCGGACTGGGCGCATAGACCGCCCCCGACAGGCTCTCGATCTCGCGGATCAGGTCATAGCCGTGGCGCGGCGCATCGGCGATCAGCTTGAGCAAGATGAGCTTGAGCGCATCATTGCCGAACAGCCGCCGACGCCCGCCGCCACGCCCGCCCCGGCCACCGCCGAAAGGACCGTCACCAAAGCCGTCTTCACCGAACGGACCGCCCCGGCCACCTGCCCGGCCACCGCCGAAACCGCGCCCGAAG
This window encodes:
- a CDS encoding PadR family transcriptional regulator codes for the protein MADRGFDPRGLGQRGGRGHGRFFGPGGFGPEGFGRGFGGGRAGGRGGPFGEDGFGDGPFGGGRGGRGGGRRRLFGNDALKLILLKLIADAPRHGYDLIREIESLSGAVYAPSPGVVYPTLTLLADMDLIAEQPGEGSRKLFAITEAGTAHLAEHEAGVAEVMEKLAHLARKAERNDAAPVRRALQNMRVAIQHRLEKEGADSQTMFDVAALIDEAASKIERL